In one Staphylococcus lutrae genomic region, the following are encoded:
- a CDS encoding DUF805 domain-containing protein, with protein sequence MESPKVGFVEAYKLFWLNYVNFKGRSRRSEYWWVALWHVIVLVSLILVGGISILIPVVGVIITIIAALLIMIYGLAIAIPNLSLLVRRFHDIGWSMAIPIVSFIVGVINAILTSIEENQQLNYTSETEVYVHTTITNSLLPEWLSYIMLILSIVLSLTCFIVTLIDSKTKDNKYGQSPKYGHNYVVNHGAFETQQGQATHGDMPQNMDEEAEKKDPYRY encoded by the coding sequence ATGGAATCACCTAAAGTAGGTTTTGTAGAAGCGTACAAATTATTTTGGTTGAATTATGTTAATTTTAAAGGTAGGAGTCGGCGTAGTGAATATTGGTGGGTTGCGTTATGGCATGTCATTGTTCTCGTATCCCTCATTTTAGTAGGTGGAATTTCTATTCTTATTCCAGTCGTTGGCGTAATCATCACCATCATTGCGGCACTGTTGATAATGATTTACGGATTAGCGATTGCGATTCCAAACTTATCATTGTTAGTTCGACGTTTTCATGATATCGGGTGGTCTATGGCAATTCCGATTGTTTCATTCATTGTGGGCGTCATCAATGCAATATTAACCTCTATCGAGGAAAATCAACAATTGAACTATACTAGTGAGACGGAAGTTTATGTTCATACAACTATTACGAATAGCTTGTTGCCGGAATGGTTGAGTTATATCATGTTGATTTTATCGATTGTTCTTTCTTTGACTTGCTTTATTGTCACATTGATTGATAGCAAGACAAAAGATAATAAGTACGGTCAATCGCCAAAGTATGGGCACAATTATGTCGTTAATCATGGCGCATTTGAAACACAACAAGGGCAAGCGACACATGGAGATATGCCGCAAAATATGGATGAAGAAGCAGAGAAGAAAGATCCATATCGCTATTAA
- a CDS encoding DNA-3-methyladenine glycosylase has protein sequence MDFIYQSTSQTAQALLGVKLIYESPTVRFSGYIVETEAYLGIKDQAAHSYQWRRTPKVASLYQKGGTIYAHPMHRYILINIVTQNEGIPEGVLIRAIQPEEGIDMMIKNRGRQGLELTNGPGKWTMAMQIPRSLDGSEINTGPLKIDIQNRKFPRTIESGPRIGIPNKGAWTEAPLRYYVQGNPYVSHMRKGAIEPIETTWETTF, from the coding sequence ATGGATTTTATTTATCAATCTACAAGTCAAACGGCACAAGCGTTACTCGGTGTGAAGTTAATCTATGAAAGCCCGACCGTTCGCTTTAGTGGTTATATCGTCGAAACAGAGGCCTATTTAGGGATTAAGGATCAAGCCGCACATAGCTATCAATGGCGACGGACACCAAAAGTCGCATCACTTTATCAAAAAGGGGGCACCATTTACGCACACCCCATGCATCGCTACATTTTAATTAATATTGTGACACAAAACGAAGGGATTCCAGAAGGGGTGCTCATCCGTGCGATTCAGCCTGAAGAAGGCATTGATATGATGATTAAAAACCGAGGACGCCAAGGATTGGAACTCACCAATGGGCCTGGAAAATGGACAATGGCTATGCAAATCCCACGCTCACTGGATGGTAGCGAGATCAACACTGGTCCATTAAAAATAGATATTCAAAATCGAAAATTTCCTCGCACAATTGAAAGTGGCCCACGGATTGGCATTCCAAATAAAGGTGCGTGGACTGAGGCACCATTGCGTTATTATGTACAGGGGAACCCTTACGTCTCACATATGCGAAAAGGCGCCATCGAACCGATTGAAACAACATGGGAAACAACGTTTTAG
- a CDS encoding Na+/H+ antiporter NhaC family protein translates to MTNDLRSQKQYGVLALLPLVIFLILYIGVGLVFTALGTKDAFNLLPRHVAVFIGIVIAWTCYDRQTPVTKKIKIFTENAGSSGIAELGLILLLAGGFAQAASAMGGQEAMVNMGLSIIPPSLLIPGIFAMSAFVATALGTSTGTQAAFIPIGVAVAQAADLNVAAAAAAVIAGAYFGDNLSIISDTTIAATTGVGAKMKDKFKANFLIALPAAVITFVIYAFVGGTGHIKGDLSFNFIDILPYIFVLIAAIAGMNVMLVLVSGIVLTGVIGVTRGNIGIFEWTSKIGEGMQSTFSIFLIAFLISGLVALIRYYGGIDWIVDTMKKRAKGPKSAEYAMSFLSGLLSAALVHNVVAIIISAPIAKEIGQMYQIAPKRMASLLDIFAASALMVLPHDSGMLMAEKFGHVSYLEVLQFSYYPVILILCTVISIHLGMFRKNKNPI, encoded by the coding sequence ATGACAAATGATTTAAGAAGTCAAAAACAATATGGTGTCCTTGCTTTATTGCCACTCGTCATTTTTCTAATCTTGTACATTGGGGTAGGACTTGTATTTACGGCGTTAGGAACAAAAGATGCCTTCAATCTGTTACCCCGCCATGTAGCGGTATTCATTGGTATCGTCATTGCATGGACTTGCTATGATCGCCAAACACCAGTGACAAAGAAAATAAAAATTTTTACAGAAAATGCAGGTTCTTCGGGAATAGCTGAATTAGGTCTCATTTTACTTTTAGCAGGAGGATTTGCACAAGCGGCTTCGGCCATGGGAGGGCAAGAAGCGATGGTCAATATGGGACTGTCAATTATCCCACCTAGTTTATTAATCCCAGGTATTTTTGCGATGAGTGCTTTTGTCGCTACTGCATTAGGTACATCTACAGGAACGCAAGCGGCATTTATACCTATCGGTGTTGCAGTTGCACAAGCAGCGGATCTCAATGTCGCTGCTGCTGCAGCGGCTGTCATTGCAGGGGCTTACTTTGGGGATAATTTATCGATTATTTCTGATACGACGATTGCAGCAACAACAGGCGTTGGTGCCAAAATGAAAGATAAGTTTAAAGCGAACTTTCTGATTGCGTTACCTGCAGCGGTGATTACATTTGTGATTTATGCCTTTGTTGGTGGAACTGGACATATTAAAGGGGATCTCAGTTTCAACTTCATTGATATCCTTCCGTACATCTTTGTATTGATTGCAGCCATTGCTGGAATGAATGTGATGTTGGTATTGGTGTCAGGTATTGTGTTAACCGGAGTGATTGGTGTTACACGTGGCAATATCGGAATATTTGAATGGACTTCAAAAATTGGAGAAGGGATGCAAAGCACGTTTTCAATTTTCTTGATTGCTTTCTTGATATCTGGGTTAGTTGCATTAATCCGTTATTATGGTGGGATTGATTGGATTGTAGACACGATGAAAAAGCGTGCAAAAGGTCCCAAAAGTGCCGAGTATGCGATGAGTTTTCTTTCAGGACTTTTATCTGCGGCTTTAGTTCATAATGTTGTGGCCATTATTATTTCTGCGCCAATTGCTAAAGAAATCGGTCAGATGTATCAAATCGCACCGAAACGGATGGCGAGTTTATTAGATATTTTTGCTGCAAGTGCGTTAATGGTACTGCCTCATGATAGTGGCATGCTCATGGCTGAAAAATTTGGACATGTTTCATATTTAGAAGTGCTCCAATTTTCGTATTATCCAGTTATCTTGATTTTGTGCACGGTGATTTCAATTCATTTGGGTATGTTTAGAAAGAATAAAAATCCAATTTAA
- a CDS encoding sugar-binding domain-containing protein, translating into MDKHFIRLNTNEKGHKLPNRTRYIPYVSRDVFELPYIKFLSHAVTPLMGSESTWHANASYQHQFVIEDYDFSKDYHLNIEGIQQHCQIFINQLWMGSTEAPNSNVEWDVTQALHEGTNEIEVVAIEDHGLTNQMMFRDMYLLERANDRIVDYDVEVAPNQRGDLKVCMQIKDIEGAPLITYTLQNEQKMTLAKGQLDIDSCHHILIPAHLVNQRHRYFTLFLETDDETIAHYIEITGRHAPVNVKFNTIFEQSRCV; encoded by the coding sequence ATGGATAAGCATTTCATTCGTCTTAATACTAATGAAAAAGGCCATAAATTGCCGAATAGAACCCGTTATATTCCATATGTAAGTCGGGATGTATTCGAATTACCATATATCAAATTTTTAAGTCATGCGGTAACGCCTTTAATGGGTTCAGAGTCAACATGGCATGCCAATGCCAGTTATCAACATCAATTTGTTATTGAAGATTATGATTTTAGTAAAGATTATCATTTAAATATAGAAGGGATTCAGCAACACTGCCAAATTTTTATCAATCAATTATGGATGGGTAGCACGGAAGCGCCGAATTCAAATGTTGAATGGGATGTGACACAAGCACTCCATGAAGGGACAAATGAGATTGAAGTTGTTGCAATAGAAGATCATGGGCTAACGAATCAAATGATGTTTCGCGATATGTATTTGTTAGAACGTGCAAATGATCGAATTGTGGACTATGATGTCGAAGTTGCTCCAAATCAACGAGGAGATTTAAAAGTGTGTATGCAAATAAAGGACATTGAAGGCGCACCGTTGATTACGTATACATTACAAAATGAACAAAAAATGACATTAGCTAAAGGGCAATTAGATATAGATAGTTGTCATCATATCTTAATACCCGCACATCTTGTGAATCAACGCCATCGTTATTTTACATTATTTTTAGAAACGGATGATGAGACCATCGCTCATTATATAGAAATTACTGGACGCCATGCACCCGTTAATGTTAAATTCAATACCATTTTCGAACAAAGTCGATGTGTGTAA
- a CDS encoding AraC family transcriptional regulator yields the protein MQLLWKMFKKNQFEAHIDECGIEIGTPRGGYQYEVTKPAVLHIVMSGTGTLTFNQQQYLLKPGDLFLLCRGMKVHYESTLEAPWTYYWVGMSGKLVLDYLNRTSLYTQRIIQNKDTTAIRNIIDQICQRSVDYSTQNSDDIQHMRDLYELLYQLHQHFPKPFQEVKNEKYANVRDAIRYINDNYMHAISIHDVAKHVNVSRSYLYKMFKKHIDQSPQHYLIHIRMYHAAKLFKETDLQSQEIAYRVGYKDALLFSRAFKKHFGVNATQYRKDMQQR from the coding sequence ATGCAATTACTGTGGAAGATGTTTAAGAAAAACCAATTTGAAGCACATATTGACGAATGTGGGATTGAAATTGGAACACCGCGCGGGGGCTATCAATATGAAGTGACAAAGCCAGCTGTACTCCATATTGTGATGTCAGGGACAGGGACGCTGACTTTTAATCAACAACAATACCTGTTAAAGCCGGGTGACCTTTTTTTACTGTGTCGAGGAATGAAAGTCCATTATGAGTCCACATTGGAAGCGCCGTGGACGTATTATTGGGTGGGTATGAGCGGCAAACTTGTACTGGATTATTTAAATCGGACCTCACTCTATACGCAACGTATCATTCAAAACAAAGACACGACAGCCATTCGCAACATCATCGATCAAATCTGTCAACGCTCTGTTGATTATTCCACTCAAAATTCAGATGATATTCAACATATGCGTGATTTATATGAACTCCTGTATCAGTTACATCAACATTTTCCAAAACCTTTCCAAGAGGTGAAAAATGAAAAATATGCCAATGTCCGAGACGCCATCCGCTATATCAATGATAACTATATGCATGCCATTTCTATTCATGATGTTGCCAAACATGTCAATGTGAGTCGAAGTTACCTATATAAAATGTTTAAAAAGCATATTGACCAATCACCGCAACATTATTTAATTCATATACGTATGTATCATGCAGCAAAATTGTTTAAAGAAACGGATTTACAAAGTCAAGAGATTGCCTATCGTGTCGGTTATAAAGACGCTTTACTGTTTTCTAGAGCATTCAAAAAACATTTTGGCGTAAATGCGACACAATATCGCAAAGACATGCAGCAACGTTGA